From Camelina sativa cultivar DH55 chromosome 20, Cs, whole genome shotgun sequence, the proteins below share one genomic window:
- the LOC104768508 gene encoding membrane magnesium transporter, with product MNLGFVVGVIGVLILSHAAYSTIQYRGLLKIMEEEFSRPPMNVLLELIVGLALCMWAALTFPGKFLSIHPDSDENRTVSLPDSSEFMIFNHRGRLFPPQIDMKF from the exons ATGAATTTAGGGTTCGTAGTTGGAGTTATCGGCGTTCTGATTCTCTCCCATGCTGCTTATTCAACAATCCAAT atAGAGGATTGTTGAAGATCATGGAGGAAGAGTTTTCTCGACCACCGATGAAT GTTCTTTTGGAGCTGATCGTTGGACTAGCTCTCTGTATGTGGGCTGCTTTGACTTTCCCTGGGAAATTTCTCTCGATCCATCCGGATTCTGATGAAAACAG GACGGTTTCTTTACCGGATAGCTCTGAGTTCATGATATTTAACCACCGTGGCAGACTGTTCCCACCACAGATCGACatgaagttttaa
- the LOC104772104 gene encoding LOW QUALITY PROTEIN: lectin-like protein (The sequence of the model RefSeq protein was modified relative to this genomic sequence to represent the inferred CDS: inserted 2 bases in 1 codon) — protein MQQIHKLCFLALLVLAHTTSAVNXSELVFLGDAELGPASDGVSRSGALSMTRDGNPFSHGQSLWSTPVPFKPSSNSSSPPYPFETSFTFSITTRVKPAPGHGLAFVVVPSIESSGPGPAGFLGIFNKTNNGNPNNHIFAVEFDVFQDKSFGDINDNHVGININSVSSIVAAKAGYWVQTRIGKSLLYSFKEVKLSNGERYKAWIEYKNSKVTVTLAPENVKKPKKPLIVAHLDLSKVFLEKMHPGFSGAMGRGVERHDIWSWTFQNSAKRT, from the exons ATGCAGCAGATTCATAAACTCTGTTTTCTTGCTCTGCTAGTCTTAGCTCACACCACTTCCGCCGTCAA CTCAGAGTTGGTCTTCCTTGGAGACGCTGAGCTTGGTCCTGCTTCTGATGGCGTCAGCCGCTCCGGAGCTCTCTCCATGACCCGAGACGGAAACCCATTCTCTCACGGCCAAAGTCTTTGGTCCACTCCTGTCCCTTTCAAGCCTtcttcaaactcttcttctcctccttatCCATTTGAAACTTCTTTCACTTTCTCCATTACTACTCGCGTCAAACCCGCCCCTGGTCACGGCCTCGCTTTCGTTGTCGTCCCCTCTATTGAGAGTAGCGGTCCTGGACCCGCTGGATTTCTCGGGAtcttcaacaaaaccaacaatgGCAACCCCAATAACCACATCTTTGCTGTCGAGTTCGACGTTTTTCAGGACAAGAGTTTTGGAGACATTAATGATAACCATGTCGGGATAAATATCAACTCTGTTTCTTCCATTGTTGCAGCTAAAGCTGGTTATTGGGTTCAGACAAGAATTGGGAAAAGTCTACTCTATTCGTTTAAGGAGGTCAAGCTGAGCAATGGAGAGAGGTACAAGGCTTGGATTGAGTATAAAAACTCGAAGGTTACGGTCACTCTGGCGCCAGAAAACGTTAAGAAACCTAAGAAGCCTTTGATCGTTGCCCATTTAGATCTCTCTAAggtttttcttgaaaaaatgcACCCTGGTTTTTCCGGTGCCATGGGCCGTGGCGTTGAGCGTCACGACATTTGGAGCTGGACCTTCCAGAACAGTGCCAAGAGAACCTAA
- the LOC104768509 gene encoding uncharacterized protein LOC104768509 codes for MGSELELLTAIRKIKYVLTCPPGDEDEEWAKQWKFIPLMIQIISLVKSMDLDSSEPEPESKHLISLINQTISVGNSIPDSLEPESQLVSFVTRSIPLIGSMEDSSDEPPQELTSLLCQMYTFLKSVSFLAAEDSELSSLILQIISFARSTLHKMKKEKKLLLPDPKQLLPLIQNLMSLTVYDWKSTLPDKMKSRLVTAIIRIITLLNSTNLNLDSLQNQEPELTSLISQAISLFNSMDFDSLPDTLKDLISSLFQLYMHSISSDSDSDLEYALEDLNVMLLLDETLKLEPEQELISLVLKIVSRAFFIYPGWNKLLCLCPQVQLRLEQGTFRVIERTTNYNKLTCLPPQWVIFKFARDGVQASHFLCEGCNGKDHQEYEKAPVEIKHSLHPKHSLQLVSFEDRETRRFLPLLTLDLKDNENRACYCCDEFLEQVFYYCSACDFAIRFACVQKQPRLFPMDHPKWHEHTLALFPSQAPFPCNLCALTHSSSCPFYICPPCDFVVHQSCLNLPHLIRISRHPHRISFTYSFDQGDWSCGVCRKKMDNDYGGYSCVKDGCSYAAHSKCATQSNVWDGIELEGVPEEIEEELEPFVTISDGVIQHFSHQHHHLRLDENTDREYDEDKLCQACVMPIYFGNFYSCMQCEFILHETCANLSRKLYHPIHPHLLTLVEKYEGFMGNSENKCTACSRECKTGFFYECGEEGCSFHLHVQCATVSEPLDHESHMHPLFLTSKPGERRICSVCKETESRPSSPSTDETFNCIECDFVLCFKCATLPQKVRYKYDKHMLTLSYGEETTQTSTMMMSWCEVCELAINHKERFYACDEYCCVTLHVECMLGKDLYMKAGSTWNINDQCRPIHVLPNNQHMFRPICYDCKKRCLHKLVFLLDPEIVFCSIFCYWQMFLNE; via the coding sequence ATGGGTTCGGAATTGGAGCTATTAACAGCCATtcgtaaaataaaatatgtcttAACTTGCCCACCCggagatgaggatgaagaatgGGCGAAGCAATGGAAGTTCATACCACTCATGATTCAAATAATCTCCCTGGTGAAGTCAATGGATTTGGATTCATCAGAACCGGAACCGGAGTCGAAGCACCTCATATCCCTCATTAACCAAACAATCTCAGTCGGCAACTCTATACCGGATTCACTAGAACCGGAATCCCAATTGGTATCGTTTGTGACTCGATCGATCCCTCTCATCGGTTCCATGGAGGACTCGTCGGATGAGCCGCCACAAGAGCTGACGTCACTCCTTTGTCAAATGTACACGTTTTTAAAATCTGTGAGTTTTTTAGCGGCGGAGGATTCAGAGCTTTCATCACTCATTCTTCAGATCATCTCTTTCGCCCGCTCCACATTACataagatgaagaaggagaagaagttgttATTACCGGACCCAAAGCAGCTATTACCACTCATACAGAATCTAATGTCTCTCACCGTCTATGACTGGAAAAGTACATTGCCTGATAAAATGAAGTCAAGGCTCGTAACAGCCATTATTAGAATCATCACTCTGCTCAACTCTACCAATTTAAATTTGGATTCACTGCAGAACCAAGAACCGGAGCTGACGTCACTCATCTCTCAGGCCATCTCACTCTTCAACTCTATGGATTTTGATTCCTTGCCGGATACGCTAAAGGATCTCATATCATCCCTTTTTCAACTATATATGCATTCCATCTCTTctgattcagattcagatttgGAATATGCCCTGGAGGATTTGAATGTTATGTTACTCCTTGATGAAACACTGAAGTTGGAGCCGGAGCAGGAGCTCATATCACTCGTTCTTAAAATAGTCTCTCGCGCCTTTTTTATCTATCCGGGTTGGAATAAGCTTCTTTGTTTATGCCCTCAAGTACAATTAAGATTGGAACAAGGAACGTTTCGAGTGATTGAGAGGACCACCAATTACAACAAGCTGACGTGCCTCCCTCCACAGTGGGTAATTTTCAAGTTTGCTAGAGACGGCGTACAAGCTTCCCATTTTCTCTGTGAGGGTTGCAATGGCAAGGATCATCAAGAATATGAAAAGGCTCCTGTTGAGATCAAACACTCTCTTCATCCTAAACATTCTCTTCAGCTTGTTTCCTTTGAGGACAGGGAAACCAGGAGATTTCTTCCGCTTCTCACCTTGGACTTGAAGGATAACGAAAACAGGGCATGTTATTGCTGTGATGAGTTTCTCGAGCAGGTGTTTTATTACTGCTCCGCTTGTGATTTTGCTATTCGTTTTGCTTGTGTGCAAAAACAACCACGTCTCTTCCCTATGGACCATCCCAAGTGGCACGAGCATACACTTGCTTTGTTCCCAAGTCAGGCTCCCTTTCCTTGCAACCTTTGTGCCTTGACACATTCATCAAGCTGTCCTTTCTATATATGTCCCCCTTGTGACTTTGTGGTCCATCAAAGCTgtctcaacttaccacatctcaTAAGGATATCTCGACATCCTCATCGTATCTCTTTCACCTATTCTTTCGACCAAGGAGATTGGTCTTGTGGTGTTTGTCGCAAAAAGATGGATAATGATTACGGGGGCTATTCTTGCGTCAAGGATGGTTGTTCCTATGCGGCTCATTCCAAGTGTGCCACACAAAGCAATGTGTGGGATGGCATAGAACTTGAGGGAGTGCctgaagaaatcgaagaagaactTGAGCCATTTGTGACGATAAGTGATGGAGTCATACAACATTTCAgccatcaacatcatcatttgAGACTTGATGAGAACACGGATAGAGAGTACGATGAGGATAAGCTATGTCAAGCATGTGTCATGCCAATCTATTTCGGTAACTTCTACTCTTGTATGCAATGTGAGTTTATTCTACACGAGACGTGTGCAAATCTTTCTCGCAAATTATATCACCCGATACATCCACATCTACTCACTCTAGTGGAAAAATATGAAGGTTTTATGGGAAATAGTGAAAATAAATGTACAGCTTGTTCTCGCGAGTGCAAAACTGGTTTCTTCTATGAATGCGGTGAAGAAGGATGTTCTTTCCATCTACATGTGCAGTGCGCCACAGTTTCTGAGCCATTAGACCACGAAAGTCATATGCATCCTTTATTCTTAACATCCAAACCGGGAGAGCGAAGAATTTGTTCGGTTTGCAAAGAGACAGAGTCAAGACCTTCTTCCCCTTCCACAGATGAAACATTCAATTGCATTGAGTGTgactttgttttgtgtttcaaatgTGCCACTTTACCTCAAAAGGTGAGGTATAAGTATGATAAGCATATGCTTACTCTTTCTTATGGGGAGGAGACAACTCAGACAAGTACCATGATGATGTCTTGGTGTGAAGTCTGCGAGCTGGCAATAAATCATAAGGAGCGGTTTTACGCGTGTGATGAGTATTGTTGTGTCACACTACACGTTGAATGTATGCTTGGAAAGGACTTATATATGAAGGCTGGCTCAACGTGGAATATTAACGACCAGTGTCGTCCGATACATGTTCTACCCAACAATCAGCACATGTTTCGACCTATTTGTTACGATTGTAAGAAGCGGTGTCTAcacaaattagtttttttattggaCCCTGAAATAGTATTTTGTTCCATATTTTGTTATTGGCAGATGTTCCTGAATGAATAA
- the LOC104768511 gene encoding uncharacterized protein LOC104768511: MSLVNSMGSEEEEHEVQMEEMEEPELRTMIIQIIHLIGDSQPEPESELVSLVIKIFSLVNAMKSDLRAHSELKSLIPRVFSIIASQDLEPDQSELPSLITRMITILSSMDSNSWSEQESELVSLVTKTTSLVTSMEPESETESELKSLITQIISIVSSDNSKLVSLIGQWEYLLISPVSNTELEHDFLSLTSQTISLVRSMDFESQPKPHSELIALVTQFLSLLSSVSDSDPESELISLITENISCVDDSDSKPELGIIPLISRLAFLKPQRKIISVVRRMVSLVGSMTSDSEPVDQLISVCPQMGVVFEQGRFRVNEFPIRSRGERWICGAGFRQLFSLAGGDDADADATHFWCQNCNGDYHEECDKSPPLVDHFRDQKHLLQLVVARDGQTMECYCCTEDLLWIFYYCASCEIAINITCLEKPPVFYIDCTKWHEHTLTLFPRHGSLTCNLCGLDDARSAIYMCPRCNFVVHQKCLSLPRVIRISRHPHRISFTPSFGQEAPSCYICRKDINRYYGGFCCIKDDCSYTAHSRCATQRNVWDGIELEGVEEEVEEEVLDPFVIISDGIIQHFSHPQHHLRLDENTSREYDENELCHACITPIYFGNIYSCMQCDFILHEECANFRRKIHHPIHPHMLTLGERTDIRDKPRLCSACPWLCTGGLIYECRNKECDFQLHLQCASISEPLVHPSHTHSLFLTSKPEEWQRKCSVCKKSYHCSTNESFNCIEEECDFALCFVCATLPQKVRYKHDKHILTMSYGNETSTTTNWCEGCEEIINPMERFYVCDEYCCVTLHIECLIGADIYMKPDSSFHFHMLPGSSVSLRGSTFIKIWPNRHMCRPFCSICRKRCPHKIIVTGHFELLCCSTFCLSEL, encoded by the coding sequence ATGTCTCTCGTGAACTCTATGGGttcagaggaggaggagcatgAGGTGCAGATGGAGGAGATGGAGGAGCCGGAGCTCAGAACAATGATTATTCAGATAATTCATCTTATCGGGGATTCGCAACCAGAACCAGAGTCTGAGCTTGTATCACTCGTTATTAAAATATTCAGTCTAGTCAACGCTATGAAGTCGGATTTGAGGGCGCATTCGGAGCTAAAATCACTCATTCCTAGAGTATTTTCTATCATCGCCTCTCAGGATTTGGAGCCAGATCAGTCTGAGCTCCCGTCACTCATTACTCGAATGATCACTATACTCAGCTCTATGGACTCCAATTCATGGTCGGAGCAGGAGTCGGAGCTCGTATCACTCGTTACTAAAACGACTTCCCTCGTCACCTCTATGGAGCCGGAGTCAGAGACGGAGTCGGAGCTCAAGTCACTCATTACTCAAATCATTTCTATTGTCAGCTCTGACAATTCGAAGCTCGTATCACTTATTGGTCAATGGGAATATCTCCTTATCTCACCGGTTTCGAATACAGAACTGGAGCATGACTTCTTATCACTCACTAGTCAAACAATTTCGCTCGTTAGATCTATGGATTTCGAGTCGCAGCCAAAGCCGCACTCGGAGCTCATAGCCCTCGTAACTCAGTTTCTCTCTCTACTCAGCTCTGTATCGGATTCGGATCCGGAGTCTGAACTCATATCACTCATCACTGAAAACATATCTTGTGTGGACGATTCAGATTCGAAGCCGGAGTTAGGAATCATACCACTCATTTCTCGACTAGCATTTCTCAAGCCGCAGCGAAAGATCATATCAGTCGTTAGACGAATGGTCTCTCTCGTCGGGTCTATGACTTCAGATTCGGAGCCAGTAGATCAACTTATCTCCGTATGCCCTCAAATGGGAGTAGTTTTCGAACAAGGGAGGTTTCGCGTTAATGAATTCCCCATAAGATCCCGAGGAGAAAGATGGATATGTGGCGCTGGATTCCGGCAATTATTCAGCTTAGCAGGAGGAGACGACGCCGACGCCGACGCTACCCATTTTTGGTGCCAAAATTGCAATGGCGACTACCATGAAGAATGTGACAAGTCCCCACCTCTCGTCGACCACTTTCGTGATCAAAAACATCTTCTTCAGCTTGTCGTGGCGAGGGACGGACAAACCATGGAATGTTATTGTTGCACTGAAGATCTCCTAtggatattttattattgtgcGTCTTGCGAGATTGCTATCAATATAACTTGTCTGGAGAAGCCACCAGTCTTTTATATAGACTGTACCAAGTGGCATGAGCATACACTTACTCTGTTTCCGAGACATGGTTCCTTAACTTGCAACCTATGTGGCTTGGACGATGCAAGATCCGCTATCTATATGTGTCCCCGTTGTAACTTTGTGGTCCATCAAAAGTGTCTCAGCTTACCACGTGTCATAAGGATATCTCGCCATCCCCATCGTATCTCTTTTACCCCTTCTTTCGGCCAAGAAGCTCCCTCCTGTTATATTTGTCGCAAAGATATAAATAGATACTACGGAGGTTTTTGTTGCATCAAGGACGATTGTTCATATACGGCTCATTCAAGATGTGCCACACAGAGAAATGTGTGGGATGGCATAGAACTTgaaggagttgaagaagaagttgaagaagaagttcttgaCCCGTTTGTGATAATAAGCGACGGAATCATACAACATTTCAGTCATCCACAGCATCATCTGAGACTTGATGAGAACACGAGCAGGGAGTACGACGAAAATGAGCTGTGTCATGCATGCATCACGCCAATCTATTTCGGTAATATCTACTCTTGTATGCAGTGTGATTTCATTCTTCACGAAGAATGTGCCAATTTTCGTCGTAAAATACATCACCCGATACATCCACATATGCTCACTCTAGGAGAACGCACCGATATTAGGGATAAGCCGAGATTATGTTCAGCTTGTCCATGGTTGTGCACAGGTGGTCTCATCTATGAGTGCCGTAATAAAGAATGTGATTTCCAGCTACACCTGCAGTGCGCTTCCATTTCAGAGCCATTGGTCCATCCAAGTCATACACATTCTTTATTCCTAACATCCAAACCTGAAGAGTGGCAAAGAAAATGTTCTGTTTGCAAAAAGTCATATCATTGTTCCACAAATGAATCGTTCAATTGCATTGAGGAGGAGTGTGACTTtgctttgtgttttgtttgtgccACTTTACCACAAAAAGTGAGGTATAAGCATGATAAGCATATACTCACTATGTCCTATGGGAACGAGACAAGTACCACGACTAATTGGTGTGAAGGTTGTGAGGAAATAATAAATCCAATGGAGCGGTTTTATGTGTGTGATGAGTACTGTTGTGTCACCCTACACATTGAATGTTTGATAGGAGCGGACATTTACATGAAACCCGATTCTTCGTTTCACTTTCACATGTTGCCGGGTTCATCGGTTTCCTTACGCGGTAGTACCTTTATAAAAATCTGGCCCAATCGTCATATGTGTCGACCTTTTTGCTCCATATGTAGGAAGCGTTGTCCACACAAAATAATTGTCACAGGGCATTTTGAACTTCTATGTTGTTCTACATTTTGTTTATCAGAACTGTAG
- the LOC104768512 gene encoding uncharacterized protein LOC104768512 → MTSIVVGTGTRFLSFGKVSQISTSLFSRSHNPRSIFIRAYHRNPPLCTLPLFSAALRLPRPLPWLRSSAPVSSMATQAESGSPHQSDSSKTVRVVIKGRVQGVCYRNWTVENAEQLGIKGWVRNRRDGSVEALFSGPPEAVDEMHQRCRRGPPAAMVTGLEAFPSTEQPGTSFEYRSTV, encoded by the exons ATGACATCAATTGTTGTCGGAACTGGAACAAGATTCCTGAGTTTCGGCAAAGTTTCACAAATCTCTACTTCACTGTTTAGTAGATCTCATAATCCTCGTAGCATCTTTATTCGCGCTTACCATCGGAATCCTCCTCTTTGTACTCTTCCTCTGTTCTCTGCCGCTCTTCGTCTTCCTCGTCCCCTGCCTTGGCTTCGCTCATCTGCTCCTGTGTCTTCCATGGCCACTCAGGCTGAATCTGGCTCTCCCCACCAATCCGATTCTTCTAAAAcg GTGAGGGTTGTGATAAAGGGTAGAGTACAGGGAGTGTGCTACAGGAACTGGACTGTTGAGAATGCAGAGCAGCTCGGGATTAAGGGATGGGTTAGGAATCGCAGGGACGGTTCAGTGGAAGCACTCTTTTCTGGACCACCTGAAGCTGTTGATGAGATGCATCAGAGGTGTCGCCGTGGTCCTCCTGCAGCCATGGTTACTGGCTTGGAGGCTTTCCCTTCCACTGAACAACCGGGAACAAGTTTTGAATACAGATCAACCGTCTGA
- the LOC104768513 gene encoding heavy metal-associated isoprenylated plant protein 3-like, translating into MGEKKEETATKPPQAEKKPTAADGGGAMTTTVVMKLDMHCEGCGKKIKRLLKHIKGVKDVEIDYKGNKLTVVGNVDPVAVRDKVADKIKRPVELVSTVAPPKKETPPPLPPSGGEKKPATEEKPAEKKPVAEEKKEEKKKEEGDKKASPPPPPPKESTVVLKTKLHCEGCEHKIKRIVNKIKGVNSVSIDSAKDLVIVKGIIDVKQLTPYLNEKLKRTVEVVPAKKDEGAPPVAAPASGEKKDKSVGEKKEIKDVGEKKVDGGGEKKKEVAVGGGDGGAAMVDVKKSEYNGYGYPPQPMYYYPPGGQVYGQQQQHYMMQGQSSQSYVQEPYTNQGYVHESYGNQGYGQGYGQEAPPPPYMNHQGYADPYGHMRAPELFSDENPNGCSVM; encoded by the exons ATGGGTGAG aaaaaggaagaaacagcGACGAAACCTCCTCAAGCAGAGAAGAAACCTACCGCCGCCGATGGTGGTGGTGCGATGACCACCACCGTGGTTATGAAGCTTGACATGCATTGCGAAGGTTGCGGCAAGAAAATCAAACGACTTTTAAAACATATCAAAG gtGTGAAAGATGTGGAGATTGATTATAAGGGTAACAAATTGACGGTGGTCGGAAACGTAGATCCGGTTGCAGTTCGTGATAAAGTTGCCGACAAAATCAAGAGACCAGTCGAACTTGTCTCTACTGTAGCGCCGCCTAAGAAAGagactcctcctcctcttcctccttcaGGCGGTGAGAAGAAGCCTGCGACGGAAGAGAAACCGGCAGAGAAGAAACCTGTCGCGgaggagaaaaaggaagagaagaagaaagaggaaggagACAAGAAagcttctcctccaccaccaccaccaaaagaG AGTACTGTGGTTTTGAAGACCAAGTTACATTGTGAAGGTTGCgaacacaaaatcaaaagaatcgTCAACAAAATTAAAG gGGTTAATTCAGTCTCCATTGATAGTGCCAAGGATTTGGTTATAGTTAAGGGGATCATTGACGTGAAGCAGCTCACTCCATATCTTAACGAGAAGCTTAAACGCACGGTTGAAGTTGTTCCGGCAAAAAAGGACGAGGGAGCACCACCTGTGGCAGCTCCAGCCAGcggagagaagaaagacaaaagtgttggtgaaaagaaagagattaaagatgTTGGAGAAAAGAAAGTCGACGGTGGcggtgaaaagaagaaagaagttgcAGTCGGGGGAGGAGACGGTGGTGCTGCTATGGTGGATGTGAAGAAATCAGAGTATAACGGCTACGGTTATCCTCCACAGCCTATGTATTACTACCCACCAGGAGGGCAAGTATAcggtcaacaacaacaacattacatGATGCAAGGCCAATCTTCTCAATCCTATGTACAAGAACCGTATACGAACCAAGGATACGTACACGAATCGTATGGGAATCAAGGTTATGGTCAAGGGTATGGGCAAGAAGCACCACCGCCACCTTATATGAACCACCAAGGTTACGCAGATCCTTATGGTCACATGCGTGCGCCTGAGTTGTTTAGTGATGAGAATCCAAATGGGTGTTCTGttatgtga